From Rutidosis leptorrhynchoides isolate AG116_Rl617_1_P2 chromosome 3, CSIRO_AGI_Rlap_v1, whole genome shotgun sequence, a single genomic window includes:
- the LOC139900026 gene encoding uncharacterized protein, which produces MAHFIACNKTINVTIVAALFFKEIVRLHGVPMMLLKLFLEDIMEVACLKEWDLKLAHAEFSFHRAPNYSTRKSPFEICYGVNPLISIDLVPFTIEPKASVEAEAKAKEMKKLYEEVKEKIEKTSQQYKAKANQHRKQPTFIPGDLV; this is translated from the exons atggctcatttcatagcctgcaacaaaacCATTAATGTTACTATTGTTGCTGCTTTATTCTTCAAAGAGATTGTTCGTCTTCATGGAGTGCCAATGATGCTACTTAAGTtatttttggaagacattatggaagTTGCTTG tttgaaggagtgggattTGAAGCTTGCCCATGCCGAATTTTCTTTCCACagagcacctaattactccactagaaaatcaccatttgaaatctGTTATGGTGTAAATCCACTCATATCCATTGATCTGGTTCCTTTTACAATTGAGCCTAAGGCAAGTGTTGAGGCAGAAGCAAAGGCaaaagaaatgaagaagctgtatgaAGAAGTGAAGGAAAAAATTGAGAAGACCAGCCAGCAATACAAGGCTAAAGCTAACCAGCACAGAAAGCAGCCCACTTTCATTCCTGGTGATCTTGTTTAG